The following proteins come from a genomic window of Labeo rohita strain BAU-BD-2019 chromosome 25, IGBB_LRoh.1.0, whole genome shotgun sequence:
- the rsl24d1 gene encoding probable ribosome biogenesis protein RLP24 has product MRIEKCYFCSAPVYPGHGMMFVRNDCKVFRFCRSKCHKNFKKKRNPRKTRWTKAFRKSAGKELTVDNSLEFEKRRNIPVKYNRELWSKTVEAMKKVEAIKNKRQARFIINRLKKGKELEKAADISEVKKNIHLIRAPHAGQAKQLEDKMVQKLAEDVEMDE; this is encoded by the exons atgcgCATCGAGAAGTGCTATTTCTGCTCGGCTCCGGTTTATCCGGGACACGGAATGATGTTTGTTCGTAACGACTGTAAG GTTTTCAGGTTCTGCCGGTCCAAATGCCACAAAAACTTCAAGAAGAAGCGAAACCCAAGAAAGACCAGATGGACCAAAGCGTTCAGGAAGTCGGCGGGCAAAGAGCTGACGGTG GATAACTCACTGGAGTTTGAGAAGCGCAGAAATATTCCTGTCAAATACAACAGAGAGCTCTGGAGCAAGACCG TGGAGGCCATGAAGAAGGTTGAAGCCATCAAAAACAAACGGCAGGCGCGCTTCATCATCAACAG GTTGAAGAAGGGCAAAGAGCTGGAGAAGGCAGCAGACATCAGTGAAGTCAAGAAGAACATTCACCTCATCAGAGCTCCACACGCAG GTCAAGCTAAACAGCTGGAAGACAAGATGGTCCAAAAATTGGCAGAAGATGTGGAAATGGATGAGTGA